The following nucleotide sequence is from Saccharothrix texasensis.
CCGCTACCAGGGCCAACGCGGACCGACGCCGTCACGCGCCTACCTGAACTTCCACCGCACCGACACGAAGCGCTAGAGCTTCAGGTTCCCGTAGCGGGCCAGCACCCGTGACCTGAGCTCCGGGTCGTTGCGCGGCACGGGCTCGAGGAACACCTCGTCCAGCTCATGGTGCGCGGCGCGCAGTTCGGCGTCGATCCGCACGCACGCCCGCTCCAGGTCGGCCGCGCCCAGGGAGTCGTCGAAGTCGAGCCGCGCGCACACCAGTACGCGGTCCGTGCCGACCGCCATCGTCAGCAGGTCCACCACCTGCTCCACCTCCGGCTCGGCGCGCAGCCGCTCCCACACCGCCCGCACCAGCACCGGGTCGGCCTGCCTGCCGATCAGCAGCCCCCGGTTGGTCGCCGCCAGCGTGTAGGCGGCGAACGCCAGCAGCACGCCGATCGCCAACGACGCCACGCCGTCCCACACCGACGACCCGGTCAGGTGGTGCAGCCCCAGCCCGCCGAACGCGAGCACCAGCCCGACCAGCGCGGCCGAGTCCTCCAGGAACACCGTCTTCACCGTCGGGTCGTCCGACACCCGCAGGAACGCGAGCACGGACCGGTCCTCGGCCTTCGCCTCCCGCCGCACCTGCCGCGCGGCCTGCGTCCACGACACCGACTCCAGCGCGAACGCGATGGCCAGCACGACGTACCCGACGACGGGGCTGTTCTGCTCCTGCGGCGAGCCGAACACGGTCCGGATCCCCTCGTAGAACGCGAACACCGCGCCCGACACGAAGATCGACACGGCGGCGAGCAGCGACCAGAAGTACCGGTCCTTGCCGTACCCGAACGGGTGCCTGCGGTCCGCGGGCCGGGCCGACCGGCGCAACGCCGTCAGCAGCAGGGCCTCGGTGAACGTGTCGGCGACCGAGTGCGCCGCCTCCGCCATCATCGCCGCCGACCCGGTGATCACGCCGGCGATCGCCTTCA
It contains:
- a CDS encoding cation diffusion facilitator family transporter — its product is MAADQSKGGESTVTVLLALAVNLAIAVMKAIAGVITGSAAMMAEAAHSVADTFTEALLLTALRRSARPADRRHPFGYGKDRYFWSLLAAVSIFVSGAVFAFYEGIRTVFGSPQEQNSPVVGYVVLAIAFALESVSWTQAARQVRREAKAEDRSVLAFLRVSDDPTVKTVFLEDSAALVGLVLAFGGLGLHHLTGSSVWDGVASLAIGVLLAFAAYTLAATNRGLLIGRQADPVLVRAVWERLRAEPEVEQVVDLLTMAVGTDRVLVCARLDFDDSLGAADLERACVRIDAELRAAHHELDEVFLEPVPRNDPELRSRVLARYGNLKL